A region of Elusimicrobiota bacterium DNA encodes the following proteins:
- a CDS encoding peptidoglycan DD-metalloendopeptidase family protein, which produces MSWTVLTGWAGFAASERFDYWRAKVNSHFLKLKLEYFNNQLNQSRAMLDEVKSLESELRTLIGMGSRDAIVQTEAPAPRVKPNEASGGPTDLDAQALERMLKSQVPDMSFDDIAQEIRALRAEAEARLAGARALSEKIAAERQLYRATPNLWPVSGYLTSHFGQRLSPINGFEESHKGMDIAGPAGSPVRATADGVVKLAGWAGGYGNVVVLDHGLGYSTRYGHNRQVLVKSGDRVKRGQVVALMGETGKATGPHCHYEVWYNGRAVNPSKFLRKHTS; this is translated from the coding sequence GTGTCCTGGACGGTCCTGACGGGATGGGCGGGTTTTGCCGCGTCCGAACGATTTGATTACTGGCGCGCCAAAGTCAACAGCCATTTCCTCAAGCTGAAGCTCGAGTATTTCAACAACCAACTCAACCAATCCCGCGCGATGCTCGACGAGGTGAAAAGTTTGGAAAGCGAACTGCGCACCTTGATTGGGATGGGGAGCCGCGACGCCATCGTCCAAACCGAGGCCCCCGCTCCCCGCGTCAAGCCGAACGAGGCGTCGGGAGGCCCCACCGATTTGGACGCCCAGGCCCTGGAGCGCATGCTGAAATCCCAAGTCCCGGACATGAGCTTCGATGACATCGCCCAGGAAATTCGCGCGCTTCGGGCCGAAGCCGAAGCGCGGCTCGCGGGGGCGCGCGCCTTGAGCGAAAAAATAGCGGCGGAGCGCCAACTCTATCGAGCGACTCCCAACCTCTGGCCGGTGTCCGGATACCTCACGTCCCATTTTGGTCAGCGCCTCTCCCCGATCAACGGCTTTGAGGAATCCCACAAAGGGATGGACATCGCGGGACCCGCGGGGTCCCCCGTTCGCGCCACGGCCGACGGGGTGGTCAAACTCGCCGGTTGGGCTGGCGGTTACGGAAACGTGGTGGTCTTGGATCATGGGCTCGGTTACTCCACCCGCTACGGGCACAACCGCCAGGTGCTGGTAAAATCCGGCGACCGGGTGAAGCGAGGCCAAGTCGTTGCGCTCATGGGCGAGACCGGAAAGGCCACCGGCCCCCATTGCCACTATGAAGTATGGTATAATGGTCGCGCCGTGAATCCATCTAAATTTCTCCGCAAGCATACCTCCTGA